The genome window CAGACAGCCACCTCCCAGCTGCCAGGGATGATTTTGCCTTTAATGTTTGTAAAGTGCTTTGCAGATAAAGCTCTGCCTAAGTGCTAAGTGTTCTTACGACCCACGTGCCGAGGATTAGAGGCAGAAATGAACCCCTTTTCCCTGCTCCATCACCACGGGAGGTGAGCTAGCCCGCTAGCTCCAGCCTCCCACCACTTcatctcccttttcccttcgGAACTACCCTGTTTAACGTGCATATTCCtggatgctttctttttttttttttttttttagtgtttcttGGCTGTGTGCAGCACTCCAGCCCTACCCTGTGCTCTGCAATCACAGATGATCTGCTGGAGCTCCTAGAACCGCTCCACACGAGCTCCTCAACCACACGAGCTCTCAGCGAGGGGAACAAAACCGAAGGagctacaaaggaaaaaaaaaaaaacttctcgTCGCTCAGAAccaaagcattttgcttttacaAATTAACTTTGAATTCAGAGAGGTTTCTTCCCTCCGATTCAAGACAGTCACCTTTGGAACCTAAACCCCCAGGATAATATTTTACTCCCCATTTCACAAAGCCCCAGCAATTCGAAAGGCTTTGTAATTCCTAAGGAGCAGGGGACAGAGCATCCCACGCTAAATTGTTGAGCTGGAGAGCAGCACTCAGCCCCACAGCTTGTTTCTGTGCCCCTGAAGCTGTTTTACATCATTGCACCTTGGCTAGAAAGCTCTGGGTTGAATCCCAAATGCAATAACACCTTTGGGGGAAGAAGAAAGTCAAGGGAGATGATGGATAAACCCACTGAGCATCGAGAGGAAGGTGTTTGAGCATCGAGAGGAAGGTGTTTGGCCAattaaaggtcttctccaggTCACAGGACATTTAACTCGCTTGCTAGGTAGGTTCTCTCCTGCTCCCATCACCAGAAAGCGCCTGCTGAGATGAGTCGAGCGGGTTCCTCCGGGCACCGAGGCTCCGCACAGCAGCGTTCAGGTAATTTTACTCACAGCTTGCTCGAGCTttgacacgtgcaaagaggtgGATGAGGTGGGCAAGGGATGCGTGCAGCTTCCTCCAGGCTCCGATCCACTTTAAAAGCCGGGGATTCACGATCTTAGCTGTCCATCCTCTCTCCCCTCGGGTTCCCAGAGGGAAGAGCCCAGGAAGGAGAGCATGAACGTGCTTTTTTGCTTCGGGAAAGCCTCCCCGTTGGCTTAATAAATATCTTCTAAAAAGCTTAGCAGCTCTGTAAACATACAAGAGATTTCAGTACTCAGTGGAAGTTCTTCTTTCCTCTGAACTCCCAAAGACAGAGGCTGGCACCGATCTGAAATCACTGCCTGGGGGTGGGGTGAGGACCTAGCAGAGGCTCCCGGGCTCCGTGGGGGCTTGGATATTAATTCTGGGTGTTGAGATGCCTGTTAAACCCTGTCAGTCCCACAGGAACGTCGCCAGCTCAGAGCGGTccagggaagggagaagagatgaTGGTGACATCCAGGAGAGCTCTTTCTGGCAAAGGAGGCTCTTCAGTGTCCTTCCCTCTCGGTAGCAGCCTGGTGGTCACTGAACACAGAAATACTGAGGGgagagaaaacacagtgccagccccATTCCTGCTGTGCCCGGCCAGGGAGGGAAGAGTGTGTCGGGGGAAAATATAGCCCcaaaatggctttaaaagaGGAGAGTGGCCTACAAAAACCATCCCTGTGGAAGTGGGACGAATTGAAGCTCCGGCCAGACCTGACCTGGTAGTGCAATAGGGCCCAAAGGTTCAATCTGCTCATTTCCAGAACCACTGACACGGTACCAAGAGGAAGATCTGGCCTTGGCCCCCCTCGTTTGCGTCTATCCGACCCTCGAGCTTCAGGGAATCCACCCCCTTCACCTGGAGGATTCCCTGGAGCAGGGCGTCTTCCTCCCAAACTCAGCAAGGAACGTGCCTCCAAAACGAAACGAGACAAGCTGAGGTAGGGAACTTGCATCCTATCTTTGCAAGTACGACCGTGACTCCTCCCAGCTGCAAGCCCGGGACTCAAACTCAACCCATCCTCCAGCGTGCCACCACCGTGCCACCCCAGAAGGAACGTTCCCAGCTGTCTCCTCCGCTCTGAATTGCCCAACGACCACCTCCTCCAAGCGTTATCTCAGCACTCAGCCTACGGGAGCAGCTCTCAGAGCCTTTCCCCTGCACTAAAGGGCCGAAATCATGAGGTCGTCCTGCTTGGCAGGGCTGGTTACGTGCCCAGAGGGGGTAGAAGTCCGGATTTTGTCAGTGGCCAAGCACTCCTGGCTGCTCACGCCCGTTGGAGTGATGTCCATGAGTTCTCCAGATGAACtaagggggaaggagggagacaCTGAGATGCCCGACGAAGGATCTGTTGAGCCTGCAAACAACCTCGGGGGCTTTGGGACTAAGTTGGGTTCGTATTGTGCCCTCAACAGGATCTCCTGATCGCTGACCGACTTGGGCATCTCTGCAAAGTCACTCGAGCTGTCTGACACCATCATGCAGTAGATGTCCTGGAAGGAGCTGCTTTTACTGTCCAAATTAAAGAGGCTGTCTATGAACTCCGCAAACTCCAGCACTTGGGGACTGGGAACGTCGGTGAGGCGTCCGTTCTGGAGGGCCAACTCTTCCCGAGGAGCTAAGGAGACGCGGTCCCCTTCGCTGCTGGCCCCCTCCTCGCTGCAGCGGCGCTGGGGAGTGGTGGCGCCGCTGTTGAGAGCGTTGTCGGGGGGTTGAGTCTCCTGGGAGTGCTTGGAGAGGCTGTCGGCAGCCAGCAGCTCTGTCCGCGAGCTGAGGGAAGGGTTCTCCTCGGGGATAACGGGGTCTATATAAAAGCAGTGCGTCTCGTCCTTCTCCATGACAGCATGGAGGCTGGGGGAACCCCGGATGCTCCGGAACCCAGAGGAGCGCCTCGAATCGAAGCTGTAGATGGACTCGTTGTCCGAGAGGCTCTCCATGGTGGCCAGAGGGGCACGACGGTCCTGCAGCTCCACAGACAGACGTTCCTTTGTGTCCAAGAGAAGCAGCTCCACGGGGTCTTTCTGCACAGGAGAAAGCGGCTTCGTCTCATAAAACCCCTCCAAGCTGATTTCAGAATGGGATTTGCTCCTGCAACGAGAAACGGAACCCGTGTCGCTCCCAGGAACACCAAAGAACCACGTCTTGAGCACAGAATTCCTCATATGCATTAAGGACACACAGCGTCGCTCTAACCAGAACCACCCATGACCCTCTTACCTCTCTGATCTCCCAAGTTCAACATTAGGTCTGgtttcttccttctgcaaacTCAggttcttgcccttctccctttcctcctggCTAAACATTTTCCTCCTCAAGCACCATTTTCACCTAGGACCACGGTTCTGCTTCCAGTGAGACATGAAAAGCTTCTAGATGAAGCACCCAAAACCATGGAGCAGCCTCCCTACATGCAGCCAAACTCTCTTCTCACCCAACACCTCTGGATtagagaagactgaggcaagAGAAGTTCAAGGACAGTTAATCTACTACTTTCTTCTCACACTCGGAACTCCAGTGCCAcatcttcccctctttctccaTGCTGGCAATCCCTCCCTTCCTACCAAAACCATCAGGAGGCTGTTGGAATCGCAGAATCGTGTGGTTGGACACATAAAGTCTGACAAAGGTTTGGATCCAACCTCCACACAAACACCCTAAGAGAAAGAGGACCCACACGTGGAGCCAACAATCCAAAGGAATCAAAGGCGTCTCCTTACTTAGTGCTGCTGTTCCGTCTGTCCGCGGTTCCGGCTCCAGTTCCGATCTGCACGGAGGGTCCACTAGGCAAGGGCTGATTCTGGAAGATCAACTCCGGGGTGAGATCCACTTCTGTAGGACTCACCATCACTTTGGCTGCAGAAAGTAAAGCTGTTTTCCCCTTGTTGTAGTTCTCCAAGACCTACggaaggaaagcagaggaacaGTTGGTGCTTtaccccaagatctcatctccatctcccctcttgcagctccaaacccttcccctcgtcctgtccctgccttccctgatcaaggatccctccccaactttcctggagcccctttcagtcctggaagctgctctaaggtctccccgcagccttctcttctccagcctcaacaaccccaactctctcagtctctcccatacaggaggttctccaccccttgcatcatctccgtggcctcctctgcactcgctccagcagcTTCATGTCCTTTCTACATTggagactccagaactggactcggggctccaggtgggtctccctgagtggagcagaggggcaggatcccctccctccctgctgctcccacggctcaggatgcagcccaggacacgggtggtttgtggtctgtgagcacacattgtgGCTCATGtagagcttctcctcccccagctccccaagaccttctcctcagggctgctcccaatccattcttcACCCAGCCTGTAATTCTAATTATAAATTTAGAAAGAACCCCCAGTCTGGGACTCTGCAGTGGGATGGAGATCTACATCCCATTTCCAGACCTCAACATTCAACTCCAATAGCTTGTGTGTGACTGGCCCAGAGCACAATCTTCTTCTCTCCATCCTTCCAAGTAGAGTAGAAGACAATTGCTCTTGTGTATTCAAAACAGCTCTCCTGGGCAAAAAATTCCTGTCCAGTGAACATAAAGGCCCAGGACTCGTTTATATCAGGTCACTTAATTGCCCCTTGATCCGAATTCTCCACCTTACCTTGTTGAGCCCTTCCATGACCACGTATGGGAGGTGTTCGTGCAACATGGCTGGTGAGATGATCACTTCATTAAACGCCTTATTGTCCCCCCAGATCGCAAAGTAAGTGGGGTCCTCTTGCTCGCAGCAACTGGAGGAGATGGGATCCAACCAGAGGGGAAACCAGAGAGCAGGGGATGGAAGAGCAAGACATCAATGCAAAAGTAAGAAACaagcaacagaaggaaaaagagagaagaataatgggatggtttgggtctCTGGTGCTGGCCAGCTCTGAAGAGAAACCATTATTCCTCTTCTCTTAAGCTCATGACTTCACTGTTTTACACCAGGAAAGGTTTCTACCAGTGAAGACCTTTGTCAGTCGTTCCCATCCACCACCAAATCACAgaaacagaatggtttgagctggaacggacatcaaagcccatccagttccaacacctcccactggatcaggggctccaagccccatccaacctggccttggacacctccagggatggggcagccacccctgctctgggcaacctgggccagggcctccccaccctcacagcaaaacatttctccccaagatctcatctcaatctcccctcttttggcTTCAAACCATTGCTCCGTGTCCTGTCCCtaccctccctgatccagagcccctccccagctttcctggagcccctttcagtcctggaagctgctctaaggtctccccacagccttctcttctccagcctcaacaaccccaactctctgtctctcctcgtacaggaggttctccagccctcagatcatctccgtggcctcctcttgatcagctccatgtcctccctgtgctgaggactccagacccGAACCCTTCCTTCACAGATGGGTTCCTAGCTTGGAGAGTCTTCCAAAAGAGACTTCTCCTCCTGTCTCGGTGAGCTGGCTTTGGAGCCACGCACTCACCAGCACTGCTCTGCAGGATGGTTGTGCACCACGTGGATGATGCGGCCCGGTGGGTAGAGCGGGGTGCTCGCAGATAAGGCGATGGTCAAGTCGCTGGGATGAGTCCAGAGGCGATTACTCGTTACGgagttttcttctgtctcttcGGGGAGCTCCGACTTGGGGATGCACTTGGTAGCACCCACAATGATTCGCCACTGGGCAACGGGAGAGAAAGAAGATTGAGAAGAGAAgaccaaagaaaagcagagacatctCACAAGATGCTGTTAGTAGGTTTAAactgaatttcatagaatcacagaatcaccaggttggaagagacccaccggatcttcgagtccaaccattcccatcaaatactaaaccatgtccctcagcacaaaagaataaaaacaggtCTTATGCCTCGATAGCTTAATTGATAGACCTTGAGATAACCCTGCAAGGAAAagccatttcttcctttcccaatTTTAACCTTGGAAGTAGCAACATCTCATCCTTATTTTCCTGCTGGAGGTTTTTGTAGAGTTAAGGATCCAACTTGTCCACCAGCTGGTAACTCAGTGTTTTCCAGGATAAACAAGGTAGATGGAACTTGAGTTTTTAAtgtataaaacagagaaaatgtgcTAAAAAATGgacaaacagacagacaagagtctccagggagacctcagagcagcctcccaggactgaaaggggctccaggaaagctggggaggtgctcGTGATCAGgttgtgcagggataggattagggggaatggttttcagctgaaagaagggagatttatataagatattaggaagaaattcttcacaatgagggtggtgaggcactagcccaggttgcctcgctccaccagctccgtgtcctccctgtgctgaggatccagaGCTGGActcggggctccaggtgggtctccccgagcggagcagaggggcaggatcccctccctccctgctgctcccacggctctggatgcagcccaggacacggggggtttctgggctgcgagcgcacgttCTCAGCTCcttttgagcttctcctcccccagccccccaagcccttctcctcagggctgctcccaacccattctccatccagcctggagTTGTGCCTTGGGACAATTCTTATGTGGTGCTAAAAGTTTCCCATCGCTGCTCAGGGACTCCTCTTCAGGTTAACGCTTTCTCTTACCTTTGGTTTGTTACTTCTTTGAAGAACATCCAGAAGCTGCCGGCGAAATCcctccagctgagagaggccaATCCTGGAAGAGAAGAAGCTGCGTTTACAACAGCAGGTAGGGAACACGACAGGAGGGGAGCACAGAAGAACATGAAAGAGAAGATGCTACAAGAACATAACGACATCCCAGTGCAGATCATATCAGAGAGGGCTTGTGGCATCAACCCAGGACCAGCAACAAGGGTGAAGAGGCCACAGGAAACAATGAACATGTATGAAATGTCATAGCAGAATGGGATTGGTGAACACAGACATG of Phaenicophaeus curvirostris isolate KB17595 chromosome 5, BPBGC_Pcur_1.0, whole genome shotgun sequence contains these proteins:
- the DAGLA gene encoding diacylglycerol lipase-alpha isoform X2, which translates into the protein MTWFYLRSSSSSCIPPAILVIEFVYAIVGIVWLTQYYSSCNDITAKSVTLGMVVCNWVVILSVCITVLCVFDPTGRTFVKLRATKRRQRNLRTYNLRHRLEEGQASSWTRRLKVFLCCTRTKDSQSDAYSEIAYLFAEFFRDLDIVPSDIIAGLVLLRQRQRAKRNAVLDEANNDILAFLSGMPVTRNTKYLDLKNAQEMQRYKEVCYYMLFALAAYGWPIYLMRKPTCGLCRLARSCSCCCLCPSRPRYAPSVTIEEDNCCGCNAIAIRRHFLDENMTSVDIVYTSCHDAVYETPFYVAVDHDKKKVVISIRGTLSPKDALTDLTGDAERLPVEGHHGTWLGHKGMVLSAEYIKKKLEQEMVLSQAFGRDLGRGTKHYGLIVVGHSLGAGTAAILSFLLRPQYPSLKCFAYSPPGGLLSEDAMEYSKEFVTAVVLGKDLVPRIGLSQLEGFRRQLLDVLQRSNKPKWRIIVGATKCIPKSELPEETEENSVTSNRLWTHPSDLTIALSASTPLYPPGRIIHVVHNHPAEQCCCCEQEDPTYFAIWGDNKAFNEVIISPAMLHEHLPYVVMEGLNKVLENYNKGKTALLSAAKVMVSPTEVDLTPELIFQNQPLPSGPSVQIGTGAGTADRRNSSTKSKSHSEISLEGFYETKPLSPVQKDPVELLLLDTKERLSVELQDRRAPLATMESLSDNESIYSFDSRRSSGFRSIRGSPSLHAVMEKDETHCFYIDPVIPEENPSLSSRTELLAADSLSKHSQETQPPDNALNSGATTPQRRCSEEGASSEGDRVSLAPREELALQNGRLTDVPSPQVLEFAEFIDSLFNLDSKSSSFQDIYCMMVSDSSSDFAEMPKSVSDQEILLRAQYEPNLVPKPPRLFAGSTDPSSGISVSPSFPLSSSGELMDITPTGVSSQECLATDKIRTSTPSGHVTSPAKQDDLMISAL